The following are encoded together in the Salinibacterium sp. UTAS2018 genome:
- a CDS encoding YaeQ family protein, with product MAAGATIHTFAVQLADVDRGVYDDFTLRVALHPSETMPYMVTRLLAYCLEFEEGIAFSEGISSTDEPAVLVRDLTGAVTAWIEVGAPDAARLHFGSKLAGRVAVYTHRDPAKVAAPWAGKRIHNSNEIVFRSFDASFIEDAVAAVERRNSMTLSVTEGQLYLEMNGTTLTTELHAHEVH from the coding sequence ATGGCAGCAGGCGCAACGATTCACACTTTCGCGGTTCAACTGGCCGATGTGGATCGCGGGGTGTACGACGACTTCACGCTGCGGGTGGCACTGCATCCATCCGAAACGATGCCGTATATGGTGACGCGCTTGCTCGCGTACTGTCTCGAGTTCGAAGAGGGAATCGCGTTTAGCGAAGGGATCTCGTCGACCGATGAACCTGCTGTTCTCGTGCGCGACCTCACGGGCGCTGTAACGGCCTGGATCGAGGTAGGCGCTCCAGATGCCGCCCGCCTCCACTTTGGTAGCAAGCTGGCCGGGCGAGTGGCCGTATACACGCATAGGGATCCCGCGAAGGTCGCGGCACCGTGGGCCGGCAAGCGCATTCACAATTCGAATGAGATCGTTTTTCGCAGCTTTGATGCGAGCTTTATCGAGGACGCCGTGGCGGCAGTCGAGCGCCGCAACAGCATGACGCTGTCGGTCACGGAAGGCCAGCTCTACCTAGAAATGAATGGAACAACCTTGACGACTGAGCTGCACGCTCACGAGGTCCACTAG
- a CDS encoding redoxin domain-containing protein, with product MWPRVALEAMMTILPRTQPPALSLPLARGGTIDDLELGTGADGRFTLMVFYRGLHCPVCRKQLRELDAELDALREAGVGRVVAISMDTLKRASISIEDWELSRLPLAYGLSEEQARQWGLFISSGFKKGEPELFSEPGMVILDSDNTVFWATVSSMPFGRMPIKAIIHGIEYVTEEKYPARGVVAP from the coding sequence ATGTGGCCTCGGGTCGCGTTGGAAGCAATGATGACTATCCTGCCGCGCACCCAGCCTCCCGCTCTCTCCTTGCCGCTCGCTCGCGGCGGCACGATCGACGATCTTGAACTCGGCACGGGGGCCGATGGCCGTTTCACGCTCATGGTGTTTTACCGCGGGCTGCACTGCCCGGTGTGCCGCAAGCAGCTGCGCGAGCTCGATGCCGAGCTCGATGCACTCCGCGAGGCCGGGGTGGGCCGCGTAGTAGCTATCAGCATGGACACCCTCAAGCGCGCCTCGATCTCTATCGAGGATTGGGAGCTGTCTCGACTGCCACTTGCCTATGGGCTGAGCGAAGAACAAGCGCGCCAGTGGGGGCTGTTCATCTCGAGCGGTTTCAAGAAGGGCGAGCCCGAGTTGTTCAGTGAACCGGGCATGGTCATTCTCGACTCTGACAACACGGTGTTCTGGGCCACGGTGTCGAGCATGCCGTTCGGGCGGATGCCGATTAAGGCGATCATCCATGGCATCGAATACGTGACCGAGGAAAAGTATCCCGCACGCGGAGTAGTCGCGCCCTAA
- a CDS encoding DUF1800 domain-containing protein, producing the protein MNPPVNPDVPAGGEGETLLARRMIITSGVAALAAVGAAAASSAVFGPSIETASSDGLLAPVKPGGSTPLNTPVPTTPTPSATPTGTPSASPSTPPSAVGSGRSMNPPATADPRSPATSNPPADRDQSFAKPGAGSGDAPRADAPSAAKPAAKPTPPRGSTKPESITTAVANNPQTHAHLLSRATFGPRPSDFVDLSAAGIDSWLGAQLAPASISDPDGDSAWAAFPLAKKSISGVISSVKQYGWDAARETGQATLAAQIFSKRQLFEVVVDVFANLLNVTTPSDSVWATAPDYANSVIRANAFGSYSTMLHAAMRHPAMLTYLNNEQSNKTNVNENLGRELLELHTLGVTSGYTEADVRNSAMILSGRAIDYDTREFRYRPERHFVGPVTTSFFSDENASADGGLEMGDRYVSVLAHHPATAATVVRKLAVRFVSDSPPQALLDRLAQIYLDNDTAIMPVLKELFASAEFWDSIGEKTRRPLEDAVGSARAVNVQRSDKLAQGVKNLYWVLQNLGHAPLTWTPPNGFPDVTGAWLSASQTVARWNLHRGFTGGWLTGLTPPVKLSEAFAPQEGQSYSAWVDAIAEGLIGRPLSAQHRGVLLSYLDVEGSAEAEASNAWQVPALAALVLDSPYFQLR; encoded by the coding sequence GTGAATCCTCCCGTAAATCCCGACGTACCCGCCGGCGGTGAAGGGGAGACTCTCCTCGCCCGCCGCATGATCATTACGAGCGGTGTTGCTGCGTTAGCGGCGGTGGGCGCCGCAGCAGCAAGTAGCGCGGTCTTTGGCCCCTCGATCGAAACCGCGTCCTCCGACGGGCTCCTCGCCCCGGTCAAGCCCGGCGGGTCGACTCCGCTCAATACGCCCGTTCCGACCACTCCAACTCCGAGCGCGACTCCCACCGGTACCCCGAGCGCATCGCCGTCAACACCGCCGAGCGCGGTTGGTAGCGGGCGCAGCATGAACCCACCCGCCACTGCCGACCCACGTTCGCCAGCGACTTCCAACCCTCCCGCTGACCGTGACCAGAGCTTTGCAAAGCCGGGGGCCGGATCGGGTGACGCTCCTCGAGCGGATGCTCCTTCGGCTGCCAAACCAGCGGCGAAACCTACCCCACCGCGAGGGTCTACTAAGCCGGAAAGCATCACGACGGCAGTAGCAAACAACCCGCAAACCCACGCGCATTTACTTTCCCGTGCAACCTTTGGTCCGCGTCCGAGCGACTTCGTCGACTTGTCTGCCGCGGGCATCGATTCGTGGCTAGGCGCACAGCTCGCTCCGGCATCCATTTCTGATCCTGACGGGGATTCCGCGTGGGCAGCATTTCCGCTGGCGAAGAAGTCCATTTCCGGTGTGATCTCCTCGGTGAAGCAGTATGGCTGGGATGCTGCCCGCGAAACGGGGCAGGCAACACTCGCGGCTCAGATCTTCAGCAAGCGCCAGCTCTTCGAGGTGGTCGTTGACGTCTTCGCTAACCTGCTCAATGTGACGACGCCGTCAGATAGCGTCTGGGCCACGGCGCCCGACTATGCGAATTCTGTTATTCGCGCCAATGCTTTCGGCAGCTACTCCACCATGCTGCATGCCGCAATGCGCCACCCCGCGATGCTCACGTACCTCAACAACGAACAGTCGAATAAGACGAACGTCAATGAAAACCTCGGCCGAGAGCTGCTCGAGCTGCACACGCTGGGTGTCACCTCCGGCTATACCGAGGCTGATGTGCGCAACAGCGCGATGATCCTTTCGGGGCGAGCCATCGATTACGACACTCGTGAATTCCGCTATCGCCCTGAACGCCACTTCGTCGGGCCAGTTACCACGTCGTTCTTTAGCGACGAGAACGCCTCGGCCGATGGTGGTCTCGAGATGGGCGACCGCTACGTCAGTGTGTTGGCGCATCACCCAGCTACGGCAGCCACTGTTGTTCGTAAGCTGGCCGTGCGATTTGTCTCCGATTCGCCGCCGCAAGCGTTGCTCGATCGTCTTGCCCAGATCTATCTCGACAATGACACGGCGATCATGCCAGTGCTCAAAGAGCTGTTCGCGAGTGCGGAGTTCTGGGATTCGATCGGTGAGAAGACACGACGTCCTCTTGAAGACGCCGTAGGTTCAGCGCGCGCGGTGAACGTTCAACGAAGCGACAAGCTCGCCCAGGGGGTCAAAAACCTGTACTGGGTGCTGCAAAATCTCGGCCATGCACCGCTGACCTGGACTCCACCGAATGGCTTCCCCGACGTGACCGGCGCGTGGCTCTCTGCGAGCCAAACTGTGGCGCGTTGGAACCTTCACCGCGGTTTCACCGGGGGCTGGCTCACAGGCCTCACGCCGCCAGTGAAGTTAAGCGAGGCGTTTGCTCCGCAGGAGGGGCAGAGTTACTCAGCCTGGGTAGACGCGATTGCGGAGGGTCTGATCGGTCGCCCGTTGAGTGCGCAGCATCGCGGCGTCTTGCTCTCGTATCTCGATGTCGAGGGATCTGCAGAAGCCGAGGCGAGCAACGCCTGGCAAGTGCCAGCGCTCGCCGCTCTCGTTCTTGACTCGCCTTATTTTCAGCTGCGCTAG
- a CDS encoding DUF1501 domain-containing protein: MTDTRFLHPDCPDWRQLGPTDLDSAVRAHSEIVVAEEQARRHLWSKGFTRRRMLQGGLMAGVAAVGSQIVTTQASYAAPGAPDTGALIVVFLRGGMDGLSVLVPATDADLLNARPGIAVRENSGLIAFQRGFGLHPALAALKPMLAKGKIAAVPAIGTPDLSRSHFQAQDCLERGGSAGSASQTGWLNRALEQSGPGTTWRGVGASDRLARSLVGDSNALVVPDLDRLAIDVDDSVLEPTRTALANLYTGLDHPFAQQTTLALSASREAAAIAASAGDAEDRGFGDDNFSSDLATLSSLIKANVGLRVGTLDLGGWDMHTDIGTPDKGDMHDMLKAVGDGLAAFFADLGPKAETTTVVLMSEFGRRVGQNDSSGADHGHGGLAMVLGGGVKGGVHGKWEGLGADVLDHGDVPGSNDFRDLLGEVVMNRLDLSAADASVIFPDWKVAPIGVMA, encoded by the coding sequence ATGACCGATACCCGTTTCCTTCACCCTGACTGCCCCGACTGGCGCCAACTGGGCCCCACCGACCTCGACTCCGCAGTGCGCGCTCATAGCGAGATTGTTGTCGCCGAAGAGCAAGCCCGACGCCACCTCTGGTCGAAGGGCTTCACTCGCCGCCGGATGCTGCAGGGCGGGCTTATGGCCGGTGTGGCTGCCGTCGGCTCCCAAATTGTGACCACGCAGGCGTCCTACGCGGCGCCCGGTGCCCCGGATACCGGCGCGCTGATTGTCGTGTTCCTGCGCGGCGGTATGGACGGTCTTTCTGTGCTCGTACCAGCCACGGACGCCGACCTCCTCAATGCTCGACCCGGGATTGCTGTGCGTGAGAACTCGGGCCTCATCGCGTTCCAGCGCGGCTTCGGCCTGCATCCTGCTCTGGCCGCCTTGAAGCCGATGCTGGCGAAAGGAAAGATTGCGGCGGTGCCCGCGATCGGTACTCCTGACCTCTCGCGCAGCCACTTTCAAGCACAGGATTGCCTCGAGCGTGGCGGTTCGGCGGGTAGCGCTTCGCAGACTGGATGGCTCAACCGAGCACTCGAGCAGAGCGGCCCCGGCACAACCTGGCGTGGCGTCGGTGCGAGCGATCGTCTCGCGCGGTCTCTCGTCGGTGACTCGAACGCACTCGTTGTTCCGGACCTCGATCGTTTGGCAATCGATGTCGACGATTCCGTGCTTGAGCCCACGCGCACAGCGCTCGCCAACCTCTATACGGGGCTCGACCACCCATTCGCGCAACAAACGACACTTGCCCTAAGCGCCTCACGTGAAGCAGCAGCAATCGCCGCTTCTGCGGGGGATGCCGAAGATCGCGGCTTTGGTGATGACAACTTCTCTAGCGACCTTGCGACGCTGTCGAGCCTCATCAAGGCCAACGTCGGTCTGCGCGTGGGAACGTTGGATCTCGGTGGCTGGGATATGCACACCGACATCGGAACCCCGGACAAGGGCGACATGCACGACATGCTCAAGGCTGTGGGCGATGGTCTCGCGGCGTTCTTCGCTGACCTTGGCCCCAAGGCAGAGACGACAACCGTCGTGCTCATGAGCGAGTTCGGCCGGCGCGTCGGCCAGAACGATAGCTCAGGTGCCGATCACGGTCACGGTGGCCTCGCGATGGTCCTGGGGGGCGGCGTCAAGGGCGGCGTTCACGGCAAATGGGAGGGTCTTGGTGCCGATGTGCTCGACCACGGTGACGTGCCCGGCAGCAACGACTTCCGCGACTTGCTCGGCGAGGTCGTCATGAATCGTCTTGACTTGAGCGCGGCCGATGCGAGTGTCATCTTCCCGGACTGGAAGGTCGCGCCGATCGGCGTTATGGCCTAG
- a CDS encoding ABC transporter ATP-binding protein has product MIEFRNVTKRFPDGTLAVENFSLVLPSHKATVFVGSSGSGKTTLLRMINRMIDPTSGQVLIDGEDVSTFNPVLLRRRIGYVLQAIGLLPHRRVADNVASVPRLNGVSKKDARQGALQLLDTVGLDRSLADRYPDQLSGGQQQRVGVARALANNPDILLMDEPFGAVDPIVRAELQLELNRLQRELGKTTVFVTHDIDEAFAIADQVVILSDGGVIAQVGTPAEILANPASDFVSTFIGADKGKRTLRLQQREGDNATLVVDADGRPAGILEVD; this is encoded by the coding sequence ATGATTGAATTTAGAAACGTCACTAAACGGTTCCCTGACGGCACCCTCGCGGTAGAGAATTTCTCTCTCGTGCTGCCATCGCATAAGGCAACCGTGTTCGTCGGGTCATCCGGTTCGGGCAAGACAACGTTGCTTCGCATGATCAATCGGATGATCGACCCGACGTCAGGGCAGGTGTTGATCGACGGTGAAGATGTGTCCACCTTCAACCCCGTGCTGCTGCGGCGTCGGATTGGCTACGTACTGCAGGCGATTGGTCTACTTCCGCATCGTCGTGTGGCTGACAACGTCGCTTCCGTTCCGCGGCTCAACGGCGTTTCTAAAAAAGATGCTCGTCAGGGTGCGTTGCAGCTTCTCGACACTGTCGGGCTCGACCGATCGTTGGCCGACCGCTACCCCGACCAGTTATCGGGCGGCCAGCAGCAGCGCGTGGGTGTGGCGCGAGCGCTTGCCAATAACCCCGACATTCTTCTCATGGATGAACCGTTCGGCGCGGTCGATCCCATCGTGCGGGCAGAGCTTCAACTCGAACTGAACCGTTTGCAGCGCGAACTGGGCAAGACCACGGTCTTTGTTACCCACGATATTGACGAAGCATTCGCTATCGCCGATCAAGTGGTGATCTTGAGCGATGGCGGCGTCATCGCTCAGGTCGGCACGCCGGCCGAAATCCTCGCCAACCCGGCCAGCGATTTTGTGTCGACTTTCATCGGCGCCGACAAGGGCAAGCGAACGCTTCGCTTGCAGCAGCGCGAAGGTGACAACGCAACATTGGTCGTCGACGCTGATGGGCGCCCGGCCGGCATCCTCGAGGTCGACTGA
- a CDS encoding ABC transporter permease, with the protein MSWLFENFELVAELTLNHVALSILPIVLGFAIAVPLGWLANRWSVMRSVVVAGGSLLYTIPSLPLFVMLPYLLGTKITDDRNIVVALTIYAVAMMVRTAADALAAVPGAAVEAATAMGYSAWSRFWLVEFPLAGPVLLAGLRVVSASTIALVSVGAIIGSANLGYLFTNGKQRDFLEEILIGIGASLLIALVFDVLLVLLGRLLMPWMRRGGRAAQVRLPLRERTV; encoded by the coding sequence ATGAGTTGGCTATTCGAGAACTTTGAGTTGGTGGCAGAACTCACGCTCAACCACGTAGCGCTCAGCATTCTGCCCATTGTGCTGGGATTCGCCATCGCCGTTCCGCTGGGATGGTTGGCCAATCGCTGGTCAGTAATGCGGTCAGTGGTGGTTGCTGGGGGGAGCCTCCTCTACACGATCCCGTCGCTGCCACTCTTTGTGATGCTTCCCTATCTGCTGGGCACAAAGATTACGGATGACCGAAACATCGTCGTGGCGCTCACAATCTATGCGGTCGCCATGATGGTGCGCACTGCGGCCGACGCGCTCGCGGCGGTGCCCGGAGCGGCTGTGGAGGCGGCGACGGCTATGGGCTACTCCGCGTGGAGTCGGTTCTGGCTTGTCGAGTTTCCGCTAGCGGGGCCGGTACTGCTCGCCGGCCTTCGCGTGGTTTCCGCAAGCACAATTGCGCTGGTCTCGGTCGGAGCGATCATCGGATCGGCCAATCTGGGATACCTGTTTACGAATGGAAAACAGCGGGACTTCCTCGAGGAAATCCTGATCGGAATCGGCGCGAGTCTGCTCATCGCTCTGGTGTTCGACGTGCTGCTTGTCTTACTCGGGCGTCTCCTCATGCCCTGGATGCGTCGCGGCGGCCGAGCGGCTCAGGTGCGCCTTCCTCTGCGCGAGAGGACGGTCTAG
- a CDS encoding ABC transporter permease yields the protein MQFFLDAIRWLTDPANYAAGAQNPLPIQDRIGEHLLYTVVAVAIAAVIALPLGFYIGHTGRGRQFVIGFTGAMRALPTLGLLMALFVIVGATVPFTRAAFIASIIALVVLAIPSILAGAYAGIESVDRHTVDAGRAMGMTELQIVMQIEIPLSLPLIIGGIRASALQVIATAVIASYISLGGIGTIISSGIGLNDNNRILGGAILVTVLALVVDGLFAVAQQLTKRRSSPGATRRNTHVRGRSFRPAAVAGITAHEGKN from the coding sequence ATGCAGTTTTTCCTCGATGCGATTCGGTGGCTTACCGACCCCGCTAACTACGCTGCCGGTGCCCAGAATCCTTTGCCGATCCAGGATCGCATCGGAGAGCACCTTCTGTACACCGTGGTAGCCGTCGCTATCGCTGCGGTGATCGCCCTCCCGCTGGGCTTTTACATCGGTCATACCGGGCGAGGGCGCCAGTTCGTCATCGGGTTCACCGGTGCGATGAGGGCGCTGCCCACGCTGGGCTTGCTGATGGCGCTCTTCGTCATCGTCGGGGCAACGGTGCCGTTCACTCGAGCGGCGTTCATCGCCTCGATCATTGCGCTCGTCGTTCTTGCTATTCCGTCGATTCTGGCGGGGGCGTATGCCGGCATCGAGTCGGTGGATCGACATACGGTCGATGCCGGGCGCGCGATGGGAATGACCGAGCTGCAGATCGTGATGCAGATCGAGATCCCGCTCTCGCTGCCGTTGATTATCGGCGGTATTCGGGCATCCGCCCTTCAAGTTATTGCCACGGCCGTTATCGCGTCGTATATTTCGCTCGGCGGCATCGGCACCATCATCTCAAGCGGCATCGGCCTCAATGACAACAACCGCATATTGGGCGGTGCCATTCTGGTCACGGTGCTCGCGCTGGTTGTCGACGGGCTGTTCGCTGTGGCGCAGCAGCTCACCAAGCGCCGAAGCTCTCCCGGCGCCACACGCCGGAACACACACGTCCGCGGCCGGTCATTCCGGCCCGCCGCGGTAGCGGGAATAACCGCCCACGAAGGGAAGAATTGA
- a CDS encoding ABC transporter substrate-binding protein, whose translation MKRSRIAIAAVATGAVVALTGCATSDPTDTSGGDSTDASAIVVGSFAYPESEILGNIYALALEDAGFEVETKFNLGPRQTTIPALEDGSISLMPEYNGNLLFFYDTENEARTTADVDAALETTVPDGFRVLESSPAEDKDAYVVTQELADAEGLASIGDLKKIEPFSLGASPQIAELPYGIPGLEEFYGLKDITFVPIEDFGGPDTVKALVDDAVQVADIFTTSPDLVAKNLLVLDDPENLIAAQNIVPLLNSNIYTDELADVLNRISAELTTDDLIALRDRVEGTEKAQAATAAMDWLTDKGLLG comes from the coding sequence ATGAAGAGGTCACGGATCGCTATCGCGGCCGTCGCAACCGGAGCAGTGGTCGCCTTGACCGGGTGCGCAACGTCTGACCCCACTGACACTTCCGGGGGTGACTCCACGGATGCGTCAGCGATCGTCGTCGGGTCATTTGCGTATCCCGAAAGCGAAATCCTCGGCAACATTTATGCTCTCGCGCTCGAAGACGCGGGCTTTGAGGTCGAGACCAAGTTCAACCTCGGTCCACGCCAGACAACGATTCCGGCGCTCGAGGATGGCTCGATCAGCCTGATGCCCGAGTACAACGGCAACCTGCTGTTCTTCTATGACACCGAAAACGAGGCTCGCACCACGGCAGACGTCGATGCTGCATTGGAAACCACGGTTCCCGACGGCTTCCGCGTACTCGAGTCGTCGCCCGCCGAGGACAAGGACGCGTACGTCGTCACTCAAGAGCTCGCTGACGCCGAGGGTCTGGCCTCCATCGGAGACCTGAAGAAGATCGAACCGTTTAGCCTCGGTGCTAGCCCGCAGATCGCGGAACTTCCGTACGGCATCCCTGGACTCGAAGAGTTCTACGGCCTCAAGGACATCACGTTCGTTCCGATCGAAGACTTCGGCGGCCCCGACACTGTGAAGGCTCTCGTTGACGACGCTGTGCAGGTCGCTGACATCTTCACCACCTCGCCCGACCTCGTCGCCAAGAACCTTCTGGTTCTAGATGACCCCGAGAACCTGATCGCCGCACAAAACATCGTGCCGCTGCTCAACTCGAACATCTACACCGATGAACTCGCTGACGTGCTCAACCGTATTTCGGCCGAGCTCACGACGGACGACCTGATCGCCCTGCGCGATCGTGTCGAAGGAACCGAAAAGGCACAGGCCGCAACGGCCGCCATGGACTGGTTGACCGACAAGGGTCTTCTGGGCTAA